The following proteins are co-located in the Deinococcus metallilatus genome:
- a CDS encoding VF530 family DNA-binding protein, protein MTGPASKDPLHGVTLEQIVVRLADRYGWEGLARRVPVRCFQHDPSVSSSLKFLRKTPWARAKVEALYAALVRDERET, encoded by the coding sequence ATGACCGGCCCTGCCTCCAAAGACCCGCTGCACGGCGTCACCCTCGAACAGATCGTGGTGCGGCTGGCGGACCGCTACGGCTGGGAGGGCCTGGCGCGGCGTGTCCCTGTCCGCTGCTTCCAGCACGACCCCAGCGTGTCTTCCAGCCTCAAGTTCCTGCGGAAGACGCCCTGGGCGCGGGCGAAGGTGGAGGCGCTGTACGCGGCGCTGGTGCGGGACGAGCGGGAAACCTGA
- a CDS encoding META and DUF4377 domain-containing protein, translated as MRGFSPLITLTALALSGMAGAQVPALTGTTWTLTGLTDGGRLIAPGQQAPRPTLRLDGRAASGSTGCNVYRANYAARGDVLRFGPLAATRRACPDRVDGLEDRFVNLMRDVNRYQLSGNTLTLLAGSGDRLIFAAGTPASQEANVNLDGTWTLTGGTALRPVPGSVPALTFEGGRVSGTGGCNRLTGTLQAKGETLSFGALATTRMACAPAVNAQEQAFLAFLTTPLTAQVRGQTLTLTNAAGRTLVFRRAGMQGGGSPVGGVQGGAALLEQARQAQADAATQEVSYTLTRVNGQPAPRTARPLTLSLGEGRIGGSDGCNSFGGSYRLEGKRLVLTGPLVTTLMACPEQTADVDFPGVLRAQPTLNVTPDGLTLTANGKTLTFTREVTPGQGRVQTWTVAAQRVPCTGVAPMSCLRIQRDGGPWELFYGQIEGFTFQPGVTQVIRVREEDRPAPVPADASSKRYVLVEVVERR; from the coding sequence ATGCGAGGCTTTTCTCCTCTGATCACGCTGACGGCACTGGCCCTTTCGGGGATGGCGGGCGCGCAGGTTCCGGCCCTGACGGGCACGACCTGGACCCTGACCGGATTGACGGACGGGGGGCGGCTGATCGCGCCGGGGCAGCAGGCGCCGCGACCGACCCTGCGGCTGGACGGCCGGGCGGCGTCGGGCAGCACCGGCTGCAACGTGTACCGCGCGAATTACGCCGCGCGCGGCGACGTGCTGCGCTTCGGGCCGCTCGCCGCCACGCGCCGCGCCTGCCCCGACCGGGTGGACGGCCTGGAGGACCGCTTCGTGAACCTGATGCGGGACGTGAACCGGTATCAGCTCAGCGGCAACACGCTGACGCTCCTCGCGGGCAGCGGCGACCGGCTGATCTTCGCGGCAGGCACTCCGGCTTCCCAGGAGGCGAACGTGAACCTTGACGGCACCTGGACGCTGACCGGCGGCACCGCCCTGCGCCCCGTACCTGGCAGTGTTCCTGCCCTCACCTTCGAGGGGGGCCGCGTGAGCGGCACGGGCGGCTGCAACCGCCTGACCGGCACCTTGCAGGCGAAGGGCGAGACGCTGAGTTTCGGGGCGCTCGCCACCACCCGCATGGCCTGTGCGCCCGCCGTGAACGCGCAGGAGCAGGCGTTCCTGGCCTTCCTGACTACGCCGCTCACCGCTCAGGTACGGGGCCAGACCCTCACGCTGACGAACGCGGCGGGCAGGACGCTGGTGTTCCGCCGCGCCGGGATGCAGGGTGGCGGTAGTCCGGTTGGTGGCGTGCAGGGTGGCGCGGCCCTGCTCGAACAGGCGCGCCAGGCCCAGGCGGACGCGGCCACCCAGGAGGTCAGTTACACCCTCACCCGCGTCAACGGGCAACCCGCGCCGCGCACCGCCCGGCCCCTCACCCTCAGCCTGGGGGAAGGCCGGATCGGCGGGAGTGACGGCTGCAACAGCTTCGGCGGCTCTTACCGGCTGGAAGGCAAGCGGCTGGTCCTGACCGGTCCCCTCGTCACTACCCTGATGGCCTGCCCCGAGCAGACGGCGGACGTGGACTTCCCGGGCGTGCTGAGAGCGCAGCCCACGCTGAACGTCACGCCGGATGGCCTGACCCTCACGGCGAACGGGAAGACGTTGACCTTTACCCGTGAGGTGACCCCTGGGCAGGGCCGCGTCCAGACGTGGACCGTGGCAGCCCAGCGGGTGCCCTGCACGGGGGTCGCGCCCATGTCCTGCCTGCGGATTCAGCGGGACGGCGGACCCTGGGAACTCTTCTATGGTCAGATCGAGGGGTTCACCTTCCAGCCGGGCGTCACCCAGGTCATCCGGGTGCGGGAGGAAGACCGGCCCGCGCCGGTTCCCGCCGACGCCAGCAGCAAACGCTACGTGCTGGTAGAGGTGGTGGAGCGGCGCTGA
- the hpt gene encoding hypoxanthine phosphoribosyltransferase, with protein sequence MSLAPGSGPVQITQEQLQARISELGQKIRADYAGREPHLICVLNGAFLFHADLVRALGIPCTIDFLQASSYGDAKQSSGEVKLVKDLQFPISGRHVILVEDIVDTGITMNYLLHYLQGRGPASLKVAALLSKPSRRRVEVPVEYLGFTIPDAFVYGYGLDRAQFDRNLPFITSQE encoded by the coding sequence ATGAGCCTCGCCCCCGGCAGCGGCCCCGTCCAGATCACCCAGGAACAGCTCCAGGCCCGCATCTCTGAACTCGGACAGAAGATCCGGGCCGACTACGCGGGCAGGGAACCGCACCTGATCTGCGTGCTGAATGGCGCGTTCCTGTTTCATGCCGACCTCGTGCGCGCCCTGGGAATCCCCTGCACCATCGACTTCCTCCAGGCCAGCTCTTACGGCGACGCCAAGCAGTCCAGCGGCGAGGTCAAGCTGGTCAAGGACCTGCAATTCCCGATCAGCGGCCGCCACGTGATCCTGGTGGAAGACATCGTGGACACCGGCATCACCATGAACTACCTGCTGCATTACCTCCAGGGGCGCGGCCCGGCCAGCCTCAAGGTCGCCGCGCTGCTGAGCAAGCCCAGCCGCCGCCGGGTGGAAGTGCCGGTCGAGTACCTGGGCTTCACCATTCCCGACGCCTTTGTCTACGGCTACGGCCTGGACCGCGCGCAGTTCGACCGCAACCTGCCCTTCATCACCAGCCAGGAGTGA
- a CDS encoding phosphohydrolase, translating to MKVGEEMQEAEQSGATEEPKFTLNVSDGDVREVEGRRPEAEAQPPLLEARRIAEFTTPRAKLLEEAHHAIHADLASYPRALAAYEALRSDPEALASWDMANYVTMRKLGYNDHGRVHAFITGAASMALTELLLEAGVKPDIMESGVGDADDVFLAVILGTMLHDIGNQIHRVSHEQFGVMLALPILDRILGPLYPDPFKRTKVRSFILGAIDCHDLNPPPLTLEGGITAVADGTDITKGRGRKAFALGSVDIHSISALAVDQVVIEKGRDKPVLISVTMNNSGGIFQVEEVLAPKVIRTPMSRYVELRATTREQGDEQILRRVRLEGDHFVMDLDDGERVRVEVDDPQKQAAEAVLDNLGVGVERR from the coding sequence ATGAAGGTGGGTGAGGAGATGCAGGAAGCCGAGCAGTCCGGCGCGACGGAGGAACCCAAGTTCACGCTGAACGTCTCCGACGGCGACGTGCGGGAGGTGGAGGGCCGCCGCCCGGAAGCGGAGGCGCAGCCGCCCCTGCTGGAAGCCCGGCGAATCGCCGAGTTCACCACGCCGCGCGCCAAGCTGCTTGAGGAGGCGCACCACGCCATCCACGCCGACCTCGCCAGCTACCCCCGCGCGCTGGCCGCCTACGAGGCGCTGCGCTCGGACCCCGAGGCGCTGGCGTCCTGGGACATGGCGAACTACGTGACCATGCGCAAGCTGGGCTACAACGACCACGGGCGTGTTCACGCCTTTATCACCGGCGCGGCCAGCATGGCGCTCACCGAGCTGCTGCTGGAGGCCGGGGTCAAGCCCGACATCATGGAGAGCGGGGTGGGCGACGCCGACGACGTGTTCCTGGCGGTGATCCTGGGCACCATGCTGCACGACATCGGCAACCAGATCCACCGCGTCTCGCACGAGCAGTTCGGCGTGATGCTGGCCCTGCCGATCCTCGACCGCATCCTGGGGCCGCTGTACCCCGACCCCTTCAAGCGCACCAAGGTCCGCTCCTTCATCCTGGGCGCCATCGACTGCCACGACCTGAACCCGCCGCCCCTCACGCTGGAAGGCGGCATCACGGCGGTCGCGGACGGCACCGACATCACCAAGGGCCGGGGCCGCAAGGCCTTTGCGCTGGGCAGCGTGGACATCCACTCCATCAGCGCCCTCGCGGTCGATCAGGTCGTGATCGAGAAGGGCCGGGACAAGCCGGTCCTGATCAGCGTGACCATGAACAACTCCGGCGGCATCTTCCAGGTGGAGGAGGTGCTGGCGCCCAAGGTGATTCGCACGCCGATGAGCCGCTACGTGGAACTGCGCGCCACCACCCGCGAGCAGGGCGACGAGCAGATCCTGCGCCGCGTCCGCCTCGAAGGCGACCACTTCGTGATGGACCTCGACGACGGCGAGCGCGTGCGGGTGGAGGTCGACGACCCCCAGAAGCAGGCGGCCGAGGCGGTGCTGGACAACCTGGGCGTAGGCGTTGAGCGGCGTTAG
- the arsB gene encoding arsenical efflux pump membrane protein ArsB produces the protein MLAVLIVLLTVALVVWRPRGLDPAWAAALGAASALLVGVVHLSDLPPLWDATWNATLTLVALIVLSLLLDAAGFFRWAALHVARWGGGRGRRLLTLLVVFSALVAAVFANDGGVLILTPLVLELAALLSLPRAATLAFALAVGFVVDAASLPLTISNLTNIIAADAFGLGFGEYARVMVPVDLAVVLACVAVLLAVYGRTLPRRYDLAALPEPGSAVRSWGVFRAGWAVTPLLLAGAFLASRLHVPLSAVVGTAAALVWLVAARSGNVSSRAVLRSAPWNVVIFSLAMYTVVFGLRGAGITGAYGEWLAGWAGRGTLPGVLAGGLSVAGLSAGLNNLPALLTALLGIRESGVGGPARDALLYGAVVGADIGPKLTPLGSLATLLWLHVLGGRGLKVSWGEYLRAGLVLTPPVLLVALLTLWGVLAAR, from the coding sequence ATGCTGGCTGTCCTGATCGTCCTGCTGACCGTCGCCCTGGTGGTCTGGCGGCCGCGTGGGCTGGACCCGGCGTGGGCGGCGGCGCTGGGGGCGGCCTCGGCGCTGCTGGTGGGCGTGGTTCACCTCTCGGACCTGCCGCCCCTGTGGGACGCCACCTGGAACGCCACGCTGACGCTGGTGGCCCTGATCGTGCTGAGCCTGCTGCTGGACGCGGCGGGCTTTTTCCGCTGGGCCGCGCTGCACGTGGCCCGCTGGGGCGGCGGCCGTGGGCGGCGGCTCCTGACGCTGCTGGTGGTCTTCAGCGCCCTGGTGGCCGCCGTCTTCGCCAACGACGGCGGCGTGCTGATCCTGACGCCCCTGGTGCTGGAGCTGGCGGCGCTGCTCTCGCTCCCCCGGGCGGCGACGCTGGCCTTTGCGCTGGCGGTGGGCTTCGTGGTGGACGCGGCCAGCCTGCCGCTGACGATCAGCAACCTGACCAACATCATCGCGGCGGACGCTTTCGGGCTGGGGTTTGGCGAGTACGCGCGGGTGATGGTGCCGGTCGACCTCGCGGTGGTGCTGGCCTGCGTGGCCGTGCTGCTGGCGGTATACGGGCGCACGCTGCCCCGGCGCTACGACCTCGCGGCGCTGCCGGAGCCGGGGAGCGCGGTGCGGTCGTGGGGGGTGTTCCGGGCGGGCTGGGCAGTCACGCCGCTGCTGCTTGCGGGGGCGTTTCTGGCCTCGCGGCTGCACGTCCCGCTCTCGGCGGTGGTGGGGACGGCGGCCGCCCTGGTGTGGCTGGTCGCCGCCCGCAGCGGCAACGTGAGCAGCCGCGCCGTGCTGCGCTCGGCCCCCTGGAACGTGGTGATCTTCAGCCTCGCGATGTACACGGTCGTCTTCGGCCTGCGCGGGGCGGGCATCACGGGGGCGTATGGAGAGTGGCTGGCAGGCTGGGCCGGACGGGGAACCCTGCCCGGCGTCCTGGCGGGGGGCCTGAGTGTGGCGGGCCTCAGCGCGGGGTTGAACAACCTTCCGGCCCTGCTGACGGCCCTCCTGGGCATCCGCGAAAGCGGCGTGGGTGGCCCGGCCAGAGACGCCCTGCTGTACGGTGCGGTCGTCGGCGCGGACATCGGCCCCAAGCTGACGCCCCTTGGCAGCCTCGCCACGCTGCTGTGGCTGCACGTGCTGGGTGGGCGGGGACTGAAGGTGAGCTGGGGCGAATACCTGCGCGCGGGGCTGGTCCTCACGCCGCCGGTGCTGCTGGTGGCCCTGCTGACCCTGTGGGGCGTGCTGGCCGCGCGTTAG
- a CDS encoding enoyl-CoA hydratase-related protein — translation MTMLDELEFRNLQLDQHGPLAVLTVTRPKALNALNSDTLSEIAQAVDLVIENPEVGALIVTGGGDRAFVAGADISELAELGDVYAGREAALAGQDVMHQISSLPIPVIAAVNGFALGGGLELALACDVRVASPNAKLGLPEVTLGLIPGFGGTQRLSRLIGAGRALDLMLTARQVGAEEALALGLVNYVADDPLMKAREVAEQMVKNAPIALSLVKEAVRRGLDTTLEAGLEVEADLFGMAVATQDFREGTAAFLAKRRAAFKGE, via the coding sequence ATGACGATGCTCGACGAACTCGAATTCCGCAACCTGCAACTTGACCAGCATGGCCCCCTGGCAGTGCTGACCGTCACCCGGCCCAAGGCGCTGAACGCCCTGAACAGCGACACCCTGAGTGAGATCGCGCAGGCGGTGGACCTGGTGATCGAGAACCCGGAAGTCGGCGCGCTGATCGTCACCGGGGGCGGCGACCGGGCCTTCGTGGCGGGCGCGGACATCAGCGAACTCGCGGAGCTGGGTGACGTGTACGCGGGGCGCGAGGCGGCGCTGGCCGGGCAGGACGTGATGCACCAGATCAGCAGCCTGCCGATTCCGGTGATCGCCGCCGTGAACGGCTTCGCGCTGGGCGGCGGCCTGGAACTCGCCCTCGCCTGTGACGTGCGGGTGGCGTCCCCGAACGCGAAGCTCGGGCTGCCCGAAGTCACGCTGGGCCTGATTCCCGGCTTCGGCGGCACCCAGCGCCTCTCGCGCCTGATCGGGGCGGGCCGCGCGCTCGACCTGATGCTGACCGCGCGGCAGGTGGGGGCGGAGGAGGCCCTCGCCCTCGGCCTGGTGAACTACGTCGCGGACGATCCGCTGATGAAGGCGCGCGAGGTGGCCGAACAGATGGTGAAGAACGCGCCGATTGCGCTCTCGCTGGTCAAGGAGGCGGTGCGCCGCGGCCTGGACACCACGCTGGAGGCGGGGCTGGAGGTGGAGGCGGACCTCTTCGGCATGGCGGTCGCGACCCAGGACTTCCGCGAGGGTACGGCGGCCTTTCTCGCCAAGCGCCGCGCGGCCTTCAAGGGTGAATGA
- a CDS encoding VanW family protein produces the protein MKVWVTGLSAAALLGGALALGVAAQDDGKLAPGLRVAGVAVGGLTRAEALAALQSHLPTPPQVTVTAGPRAWTLEAGRLGWQADAGASVDAALRATAERGLLERLQGRLGQATGQDFPLVTRVDVGAALATLKALTGDLNRLPQDAAIIFDKRAKQYAVQPGTPGRRAGAAAAANTYAANPALTTLAVPVTEWQGGRSAEALQPQVDRGNRLMRPLTVQLEGTGRTASLTPLQVANLYWVREGGIVPDEQTIQSAFGRLTDAVDQPAQNARYVVENGKLVKVTEQAGRVTDRQAALAAFRQAVLDPGVQTVLFASKVSQPTLTVAGLPDPKKMELIATGTSTYYGSSRERRTNVANAAARISGVVVPAGETFSFLNALGGITPDNGFVGGLIISGGRTVDGLGGGVCQVSTTTFRALYKAGLPVVERNQHSYRVGYYEPQVGFEAAVYDPGVDLRMKNDTGAPIFIRTVNNDAKSRLEVQVWGVKPERTVTVSPAVILSRTPHPPAQYVVNPDLPAGAVRQVDWAQDGYNLYITRTIKDAQGTRTDKVSTVYKPWQAVYETGPRS, from the coding sequence ATGAAGGTCTGGGTTACTGGTCTGTCTGCCGCCGCGCTGCTCGGCGGCGCACTTGCGCTGGGGGTCGCCGCCCAGGATGACGGCAAACTCGCGCCCGGCCTGCGCGTGGCGGGCGTCGCGGTGGGCGGCCTGACCCGCGCGGAGGCGCTGGCGGCCCTGCAAAGCCACCTTCCCACCCCGCCCCAGGTGACCGTGACGGCGGGGCCGCGCGCCTGGACGCTGGAGGCTGGCCGCCTGGGCTGGCAGGCCGACGCGGGCGCGAGTGTGGACGCCGCCCTGCGGGCCACGGCGGAGCGCGGCTTGCTGGAGCGGCTCCAGGGACGGCTGGGCCAGGCGACCGGGCAGGACTTCCCGCTGGTCACGCGGGTGGATGTGGGGGCGGCGCTGGCGACCCTCAAGGCCCTGACGGGGGACCTCAACCGGTTGCCGCAGGACGCGGCCATCATCTTCGACAAGCGGGCGAAACAGTACGCGGTGCAGCCCGGCACCCCCGGTCGCCGCGCGGGGGCCGCCGCCGCCGCCAACACCTACGCCGCGAACCCGGCCCTGACCACGCTGGCCGTGCCCGTCACCGAGTGGCAGGGGGGACGCAGCGCCGAGGCCCTCCAGCCGCAGGTGGACCGGGGCAACCGCCTGATGCGCCCGCTGACCGTGCAGCTTGAGGGTACCGGGCGCACCGCGAGCCTGACGCCCCTCCAGGTCGCGAACCTGTACTGGGTGCGCGAAGGAGGCATCGTCCCCGACGAGCAGACCATCCAGTCGGCCTTTGGGCGCCTGACCGATGCGGTGGACCAGCCCGCGCAGAATGCCCGTTATGTCGTGGAGAACGGCAAGCTGGTGAAGGTGACCGAACAGGCGGGGCGCGTGACCGACCGGCAGGCGGCCCTCGCGGCGTTCCGCCAGGCGGTGCTCGACCCCGGCGTGCAGACGGTCCTGTTCGCCAGCAAGGTCAGCCAGCCGACCCTGACGGTCGCGGGGCTGCCCGATCCCAAAAAGATGGAACTGATCGCCACCGGCACCAGCACCTATTACGGCAGCAGCCGCGAGCGGCGCACCAACGTCGCCAATGCCGCCGCCAGGATCAGCGGCGTGGTGGTGCCCGCCGGGGAAACCTTCAGCTTCCTGAACGCGCTGGGCGGCATCACGCCGGACAACGGCTTCGTGGGCGGGCTGATCATCAGCGGGGGCCGCACCGTGGACGGTCTGGGCGGCGGCGTGTGCCAGGTGTCCACCACCACCTTCCGCGCGCTGTACAAAGCGGGCCTGCCGGTGGTCGAGCGCAACCAGCACTCCTACCGTGTGGGGTACTACGAGCCGCAGGTGGGCTTCGAGGCGGCCGTGTACGACCCCGGCGTGGACCTCAGGATGAAGAACGACACCGGCGCCCCCATCTTCATCCGGACGGTCAACAACGACGCGAAAAGTCGGCTGGAGGTGCAGGTGTGGGGCGTGAAGCCGGAGCGCACGGTGACTGTCAGCCCCGCCGTGATCCTCTCGCGCACGCCGCACCCGCCCGCCCAGTACGTCGTCAACCCCGACCTGCCCGCAGGCGCCGTGCGGCAGGTGGACTGGGCCCAGGACGGCTACAACCTCTACATCACCCGCACGATCAAGGACGCCCAGGGCACCCGCACCGACAAGGTCAGCACCGTCTACAAGCCCTGGCAGGCCGTGTACGAAACCGGGCCGCGCAGCTAA
- a CDS encoding MFS transporter, with the protein MKSAPAARSLWWMVLTGGFVTLVTLAFARLAYGVLLPEMQRGLGLSYGQAGNLGTVTALGYFATVMLAGLAARRWGARNTVLLGVATVSAGFVGLALASAYPLLLVLMALLGIGTAFTYTPLISALAAWFPQQRGLVIGLATSGIGLGLVSVGFLVPALTAWQGSDGWRWAWGLFAVTGAAVCGLVAAFLRDPPRPPVRSTAGSAGAWAVYRNPRVITVGLVYAAVGLTSIVQTLFMVSFMRHAGVPGGQAGQLVAVNGLLSVFSGVVWGWLSDRLGRGASLMLALGLVLLATLAPVLWPTLAVFTLHYVVLGCTVTGLFTLIQAAGTEQVAAEDMPLALSYVTLFFAAGQFLGPALAGGLIDRTGRFQVVFALSSGVLAAGLALAARIRAFSRSGRGAAADSG; encoded by the coding sequence ATGAAGAGCGCCCCGGCAGCCCGCAGTCTCTGGTGGATGGTGCTGACCGGCGGGTTTGTAACGCTGGTCACGCTGGCCTTTGCCCGTCTGGCGTACGGCGTGCTGCTCCCCGAGATGCAGCGCGGGCTGGGCCTGAGTTACGGACAGGCGGGGAACCTGGGCACCGTCACCGCCCTGGGTTACTTCGCCACGGTGATGCTGGCGGGGCTGGCCGCCCGGCGCTGGGGCGCGCGGAACACCGTTCTGCTGGGTGTGGCGACCGTGAGCGCGGGCTTCGTGGGACTGGCGCTGGCCTCGGCGTACCCGCTGCTGCTGGTCCTGATGGCGCTGCTGGGCATCGGGACGGCCTTCACGTACACGCCGCTAATCTCGGCGCTGGCGGCGTGGTTCCCGCAGCAGCGCGGCCTGGTGATCGGCCTGGCGACGAGCGGCATCGGCCTGGGCCTGGTCTCGGTCGGGTTCCTGGTCCCGGCCCTGACGGCCTGGCAGGGGAGCGACGGTTGGCGCTGGGCCTGGGGCCTGTTCGCCGTGACCGGAGCGGCCGTGTGCGGCCTGGTCGCCGCGTTCCTGCGCGATCCTCCGCGGCCACCCGTCCGGTCCACCGCTGGGAGCGCGGGCGCCTGGGCGGTGTACCGCAATCCCCGGGTCATCACGGTGGGCCTGGTGTATGCCGCCGTCGGCCTGACCTCCATCGTGCAGACGCTCTTCATGGTGAGTTTCATGCGGCACGCGGGCGTGCCTGGCGGGCAGGCGGGGCAACTGGTGGCCGTCAACGGCCTGCTCTCGGTCTTCTCGGGAGTGGTGTGGGGCTGGCTTTCCGACCGGCTGGGGCGGGGCGCGTCGCTGATGCTCGCGCTGGGACTGGTGCTGCTGGCGACGCTCGCGCCGGTGCTGTGGCCCACCCTGGCGGTGTTCACGCTGCATTACGTGGTGCTGGGCTGCACCGTGACCGGCCTCTTCACGCTGATCCAGGCCGCCGGGACCGAGCAGGTGGCCGCCGAGGACATGCCGCTGGCCCTGAGTTACGTGACCCTGTTCTTCGCGGCGGGTCAGTTCCTGGGACCGGCCCTGGCGGGCGGGCTGATCGACCGGACCGGCAGGTTCCAGGTGGTGTTCGCCCTGTCGAGCGGCGTGCTGGCGGCGGGCCTGGCCCTCGCTGCCCGCATCCGTGCCTTTTCCCGCAGCGGCCGGGGCGCGGCGGCTGACTCCGGCTGA
- a CDS encoding metallophosphoesterase family protein encodes MRGNTDERVAGMREGKKALHDWLLAQLPADVPGLLAALPTFVDVAGGEVRVCHGSPRSPWEDLLLTEEGEDDATRPAHFREVRERLGDFTFEAGGRVCVVGHTHHEMLAVVDGVTVVNAGPVSRQKDRLPLARWVLLTRRAGTWAAEFRRTPYDMQAAAAWARAHAPGTLGDFEAEWLTRGQEP; translated from the coding sequence GTGCGCGGCAACACCGATGAGCGTGTGGCGGGAATGCGGGAGGGGAAGAAGGCTCTGCACGACTGGCTGCTGGCCCAGCTTCCGGCAGACGTGCCCGGCCTCCTCGCGGCGCTGCCGACGTTCGTGGACGTGGCAGGCGGCGAGGTGCGTGTCTGTCATGGCAGCCCGCGCAGCCCCTGGGAAGACCTGCTGCTGACGGAAGAAGGCGAGGACGATGCCACCCGGCCCGCCCACTTCCGCGAGGTGCGGGAGCGGCTGGGAGACTTCACCTTTGAGGCGGGCGGACGTGTCTGCGTCGTCGGACACACCCACCACGAGATGCTGGCGGTGGTGGATGGCGTGACGGTCGTGAACGCGGGGCCGGTCAGCCGCCAGAAGGACCGCCTGCCGCTGGCCCGCTGGGTGCTGCTGACCCGCCGCGCCGGAACCTGGGCCGCCGAGTTCCGCCGCACCCCCTACGACATGCAAGCCGCCGCTGCCTGGGCCAGAGCACACGCGCCCGGCACGCTGGGCGACTTCGAGGCGGAGTGGCTGACGCGGGGGCAAGAACCTTGA
- a CDS encoding low molecular weight protein tyrosine phosphatase family protein produces MSGTERPLRVLFVCTQNKLRSPTAETLFREHPGWQVASAGTARDAEISLTRDLLEWADVAVCMEKRHRDWIRAKLGGVLPDARLLTLGIPDEYGFMDPELVTLLERLVPLRLAGTSPREV; encoded by the coding sequence TTGAGCGGCACGGAGCGTCCCCTGCGGGTCCTGTTCGTCTGCACCCAGAACAAACTCCGCAGCCCTACGGCAGAAACCCTCTTCCGCGAGCATCCGGGCTGGCAGGTGGCCTCGGCGGGCACGGCGCGCGACGCAGAGATTTCCCTGACCCGCGATCTGCTGGAGTGGGCGGATGTGGCCGTATGCATGGAAAAGCGGCACCGCGACTGGATTCGCGCGAAGCTGGGTGGTGTCCTTCCCGATGCCCGCCTCCTCACCCTCGGCATTCCCGACGAGTACGGCTTCATGGACCCGGAACTGGTGACTCTGCTGGAACGGCTGGTGCCTTTACGCCTGGCGGGAACGTCGCCGCGAGAGGTTTAG
- a CDS encoding purine-nucleoside phosphorylase, with translation MSQIHVRAQPGDVAEHVLLPGDPNRARHIAETYLEGAALYTEHRGLLGFTGTYRGVRVSVQTTGMGCPSAAIVAEELARLGAKTLIRVGTLGGATPQVNPADLVIATAAVPNDGTTRQLLGGAPYAPAASFEVVEAAAQAARAQAVPHHVGLIMTEDAFYASTPEHARLWAARGVLGFEMEASAVFLVAALHGLRAGCLTACSNDIGDPQLVPDEVLAAGVDRMVRVALGAVVMLDGR, from the coding sequence ATGAGTCAGATTCATGTGCGCGCCCAGCCCGGCGACGTGGCCGAGCATGTCCTGCTGCCCGGAGATCCCAACCGCGCCCGCCATATTGCCGAGACGTATCTGGAAGGCGCGGCGCTGTACACCGAGCACCGGGGGCTGCTGGGGTTCACCGGCACCTACCGGGGCGTGCGGGTCAGCGTGCAGACGACCGGGATGGGCTGCCCCAGCGCGGCCATCGTGGCCGAGGAACTGGCGCGGCTAGGCGCGAAGACGCTGATCCGCGTCGGGACGCTGGGTGGCGCGACGCCCCAGGTCAACCCCGCCGACCTGGTGATCGCCACCGCCGCCGTCCCGAATGACGGCACCACCCGGCAACTGCTCGGCGGCGCCCCCTACGCCCCCGCCGCGAGCTTCGAGGTCGTCGAGGCCGCCGCGCAGGCTGCCCGCGCCCAGGCCGTCCCGCACCATGTCGGCCTGATTATGACCGAGGACGCCTTCTACGCCAGCACCCCCGAACACGCCCGCCTGTGGGCCGCGCGCGGCGTGCTGGGCTTCGAGATGGAAGCGAGCGCCGTCTTTCTGGTCGCCGCCCTGCACGGCCTGCGGGCGGGATGCCTCACCGCTTGCAGCAACGACATCGGGGACCCCCAGCTCGTTCCGGATGAGGTGCTGGCCGCAGGCGTGGACCGGATGGTCCGGGTGGCGCTCGGCGCGGTGGTGATGCTGGACGGACGGTGA